The Aeromicrobium senzhongii genome includes a window with the following:
- a CDS encoding MGMT family protein, with protein MDESFTEAVLEVVEQIPSGSVATFGLIAERLGRGGARQVGRVMSLEGHGVPWWRVVRADGTLPPHLVVDAQEHWRDEGTPVRNGRVVVVEALAPDF; from the coding sequence ATGGACGAGTCGTTCACCGAGGCGGTGCTGGAGGTCGTCGAGCAGATCCCCTCGGGGTCCGTCGCGACCTTCGGCCTGATCGCCGAGCGGCTCGGCCGTGGGGGCGCCCGCCAGGTGGGGCGCGTCATGTCCCTGGAGGGGCACGGCGTCCCGTGGTGGCGGGTCGTCCGTGCCGACGGCACGTTGCCGCCGCATCTCGTCGTCGACGCCCAGGAGCACTGGCGCGACGAGGGGACGCCGGTGCGCAACGGCCGCGTGGTGGTCGTCGAGGCCCTCGCGCCGGACTTCTGA
- a CDS encoding ATP-dependent helicase — protein sequence MPVDFVLKRPEGVRADAPRLDEAQQSVVDHRGGPLLVLAGPGTGKTTTLVEVVVDRIESGELTPDQILVLTFSRKAAGELRDRIGRRLPGTSGTVAAMTFHAFCYALVREFSDPEAFAAPPELMTAPARDAVVADLLGGHDASTWPQSLREALGTRGLAAELQSFMSAAVTRGLDPDDLRALAATRERPEWERVADAIEEYHQVIDLQNRTDYTDLVTRAAAIASDRDHQRVLRDRFRLVVVDEYQDTDPLQVRLLHDLAGDGRDLVVVGDHDQAIYGFRGADPGAITRFPEQFATAGRPAPTVALTTTRRFGPRILEAARVALGHPPIPPGLDARAAERHRNLQSVAPEPGRVEVATYASATAEAEHIAATLRRAHLDDGLAWSDMAVLVRTGADLTRLQRVLAPAGVPVEVAGDEVPLVAEPAVRTLLLALEAADRIGREETLDPEMAEALLTGPLAGLDGPAMRRLGRALRRRDPETPSSDLVAASLHDPAALGLSTTDRSTADAVEAARSLAALLGRAAAILRRGEPPEQALWLLWDGTRWPARLREQWGTVEGRAHADRDLDAVCALFRHAARAEEGGRRRDTVNFVAELRAQQIPADQLESSAARPDAVRLMTAHRSKGLEWPLVVVAGVQAQRWPDLRSRGSLLRSEHLDGPVGPGARGEQLREERRLFYVACTRATGRLMITAVQTPTDDGDQPSRFVAELLAAGFGEPEALPLGRPVRPVSLRGVVAELRRIGEQTDDPVVRDETASMLAEIVRADLALTRPADPDRWWGLAETTRSDTPWRPEDQPLALSGSAVEGITACSLRWFLGREAHGESASTSAQGFGSIVHALAADVVQRGVEPDEVAMAARLDEVWHRLDHQAAWLGERERQAAHETLVRFARWHRANPRTVLAAEHAFTATVVVGGEEVLLRGSMDRVEIDAEGRVHVIDFKTSRNAPAPRKIAEHAQLGIYQVAVEHGAVESLGVADARSGGAELVQLRTPAGAKDPDSPKVQPQAAPGESGDQPFFALDLLTESARAVRDEQLVARPNDHCGFCDFQPLCPVITGPTIGGPQ from the coding sequence GTGCCCGTCGATTTCGTCCTGAAGCGCCCTGAAGGCGTGCGCGCCGACGCGCCCCGGCTCGACGAGGCGCAGCAGTCGGTCGTCGACCACCGCGGGGGTCCTCTGCTCGTGCTGGCCGGCCCCGGCACGGGCAAGACCACGACCCTCGTCGAGGTCGTCGTCGACCGGATCGAGTCCGGCGAGCTGACCCCCGACCAGATCCTCGTGCTGACCTTCAGCCGCAAGGCCGCCGGAGAGCTGCGCGACCGGATCGGCCGCCGGCTGCCCGGCACCTCGGGCACCGTCGCCGCGATGACCTTCCACGCGTTCTGCTACGCCCTGGTCCGCGAGTTCAGCGACCCCGAGGCGTTCGCCGCCCCGCCCGAGTTGATGACCGCACCGGCCCGCGACGCGGTGGTGGCCGACCTGCTCGGCGGGCACGACGCGTCCACGTGGCCGCAGTCGCTGCGCGAGGCGCTGGGCACCCGCGGGCTGGCGGCCGAGCTGCAGTCCTTCATGTCGGCGGCGGTCACGCGCGGCCTCGATCCCGACGACCTGCGCGCCCTCGCGGCCACGCGCGAGCGCCCCGAGTGGGAGCGGGTCGCCGATGCGATCGAGGAGTACCACCAGGTCATCGACCTGCAGAACCGCACCGACTACACCGATCTGGTCACCCGGGCAGCCGCCATCGCGAGCGACCGCGACCACCAGCGGGTGCTGCGCGACCGGTTCCGGTTGGTCGTGGTCGACGAGTACCAGGACACCGATCCGCTGCAGGTCCGGCTGCTGCACGACCTCGCCGGCGACGGCCGCGACCTCGTGGTCGTCGGCGACCACGACCAGGCGATCTACGGCTTCCGCGGCGCCGATCCCGGTGCGATCACCCGCTTCCCCGAGCAGTTCGCCACCGCCGGGAGACCTGCGCCCACGGTGGCCCTGACCACCACCCGGCGATTCGGTCCTCGCATCCTCGAGGCGGCTCGCGTGGCCCTGGGCCACCCGCCGATCCCGCCGGGTCTCGACGCCCGTGCGGCCGAGCGACACCGCAACCTGCAGTCGGTCGCTCCCGAGCCGGGCCGGGTCGAGGTGGCCACCTACGCGTCGGCCACCGCCGAGGCCGAGCACATCGCCGCGACCCTGCGCCGGGCCCACCTCGACGACGGGCTCGCGTGGTCCGACATGGCGGTCCTGGTGCGCACGGGGGCCGACCTGACCCGGCTCCAGCGTGTCCTGGCGCCGGCGGGCGTCCCGGTCGAGGTGGCGGGCGACGAGGTGCCGCTGGTGGCCGAGCCGGCCGTCCGCACCCTGTTGCTCGCGCTCGAGGCGGCCGATCGCATCGGCCGCGAGGAGACGCTCGACCCCGAGATGGCCGAGGCCCTGCTGACCGGTCCGCTGGCCGGCCTCGACGGGCCGGCGATGCGCCGGCTCGGTCGGGCGCTGCGCCGCCGCGACCCCGAGACCCCGTCCAGTGACCTCGTCGCGGCATCGCTGCACGACCCCGCCGCGCTCGGGCTGTCCACCACCGACCGCTCCACCGCCGACGCGGTCGAGGCGGCGCGCAGCCTGGCGGCCCTGCTCGGCCGTGCCGCCGCGATCCTGCGTCGCGGCGAGCCGCCGGAGCAGGCGCTGTGGCTGCTGTGGGACGGCACGCGGTGGCCCGCTCGGCTGCGCGAGCAGTGGGGCACGGTCGAGGGCCGGGCCCACGCCGACCGTGATCTCGACGCCGTCTGCGCCCTGTTCCGTCACGCGGCCCGGGCCGAGGAGGGCGGCCGGCGCCGCGACACCGTCAACTTCGTCGCCGAGCTGCGGGCCCAGCAGATCCCGGCCGACCAGCTCGAGTCCAGTGCCGCCCGGCCCGATGCCGTGCGCCTCATGACCGCCCACCGCTCCAAGGGCCTGGAGTGGCCGCTCGTGGTCGTGGCGGGGGTCCAGGCCCAGCGGTGGCCCGACCTGCGCAGTCGCGGCAGCCTGTTGCGCTCCGAGCACCTCGACGGGCCGGTCGGTCCGGGCGCGCGCGGCGAGCAGCTGCGCGAGGAGCGCCGGCTGTTCTACGTCGCCTGCACGCGTGCCACCGGGCGCCTCATGATCACGGCCGTGCAGACGCCCACCGACGACGGCGACCAGCCCTCGCGGTTCGTGGCCGAACTGCTGGCCGCGGGCTTCGGCGAACCCGAGGCCCTGCCGCTCGGCCGCCCGGTCCGCCCGGTGTCGCTGCGCGGTGTCGTGGCCGAGCTGCGCCGCATCGGCGAGCAGACCGACGATCCCGTCGTGCGCGACGAGACCGCGTCGATGCTGGCCGAGATCGTCCGCGCCGACCTGGCACTCACCCGTCCGGCCGACCCCGACCGGTGGTGGGGCCTGGCCGAGACCACGCGGTCGGACACGCCGTGGCGGCCCGAGGACCAGCCGCTGGCGCTGTCGGGCTCTGCGGTCGAGGGGATCACCGCCTGCTCCCTGCGCTGGTTCCTGGGCCGCGAGGCCCACGGCGAGTCGGCCTCCACCTCCGCGCAGGGTTTCGGCTCGATCGTGCACGCCCTGGCGGCCGACGTCGTCCAGCGCGGCGTCGAGCCGGACGAGGTGGCGATGGCCGCCCGCCTCGACGAGGTCTGGCACCGCCTCGACCACCAGGCGGCCTGGCTGGGCGAGCGCGAGCGGCAGGCTGCCCACGAGACGTTGGTGCGCTTCGCTCGCTGGCACCGTGCCAATCCGCGCACGGTGCTCGCGGCCGAGCACGCGTTCACCGCCACGGTCGTCGTCGGCGGCGAGGAGGTCCTCCTGCGCGGGTCGATGGACCGCGTCGAGATCGACGCCGAGGGTCGTGTCCACGTGATCGACTTCAAGACCAGCCGCAACGCCCCGGCGCCCCGCAAGATCGCCGAGCACGCGCAGCTGGGCATCTACCAGGTGGCCGTCGAGCACGGCGCCGTCGAGTCGCTGGGGGTGGCGGACGCCCGGTCCGGCGGGGCCGAGCTCGTCCAGCTGCGTACGCCCGCCGGTGCGAAGGACCCTGACTCACCCAAGGTGCAGCCCCAGGCCGCGCCGGGCGAGTCCGGCGACCAGCCCTTCTTCGCCCTGGACCTGCTGACCGAGTCGGCCCGTGCGGTGCGTGACGAGCAGCTGGTCGCCCGCCCGAACGACCACTGCGGCTTCTGCGACTTCCAGCCGTTGTGCCCCGTCATCACCGGACCCACCATCGGAGGTCCGCAGTGA
- a CDS encoding ATP-dependent DNA helicase, protein MTPLVRDTDHLKTILGIPFSDEQLGAITADPALPQAIIAGAGAGKTAVMAARVVWLVGHLGYAPDRLLGLTFTSKAAAELAGRVRDSLDKVGDFSEFGEPTVSTYHAFAGTLIAEHGLRMGIEPDLRVLADATRFQIAARVARGHDGPLRHVSAWLPTVIGDLLDLDGQLSEHLVTTEELRRFDQATVERAQAVEKPLKWHDEIVAACLKRDELADLVDEYRAAKADAGVMDFSDQMAWGAQLATLPEVQQVLRERYDVVLLDEYQDTSVAQRDLLQSLFAGRPISAVGDPAQGIYGWRGAASGNLTAFLDDFPGADGEKGRLFSLDVTRRCAPEIIDLAGYVAREYYGSPGISDIVTPLRAAPENPQGEVSVALHTGVAEEIEALVGLVVDAVERGVPRREIAVLVRTTNENPEIVRALRSRGLPVEIVGLTGLLQQPEVVDVLSVLAILDDVTANPALLRLLTGVRWRIGERDLALLGQRAAELGRMWRDGDQVDSSDPDAVLQAALDEATTGVDPTEIVSLAEAVEDPGDRPYSEAARRRFADLASMLRRLRRHAHEPLLDLARRVVTELDLDVELPVAGVPTDNLALLMDAIGDYAQHDRYASLPGLLAHLDAEREYNEGMELSAPSDADSIKLLTIHRAKGLEFEEVFVPFVSGTVFPSGRGRSRWPTVAKALPAPLRGDVDFVPQIAEFTSPAKKAFEEDTRRDALMEEIRLAYVAFTRAKRRLHVSGHRWGRTQLRPRPESAFLVDVRDWLAQGGVAPITWAEPPADDDQNPHLVDQTVPWPVALTSFDRRRALADAVRQHLSGEEALPVEADPRLTELRTDLDLLLEEARARAEHRVVVDLPASLSATDVLALAQDEEAFVASLARPMPRRPSAAARFGTRFHAWIEARYGQQTLLDPDELPGRGDAEVADESDLDALKEAFESGPFAGREPVAVETPFTLRLGGQQIIGRIDAVFAVRLEDGSEGFEVVDWKTNRVADADDLQLALYRLAWAELQGIEPERVVGTFHYVRLGESHTFADLPDREALETRLGLR, encoded by the coding sequence GTGACGCCGCTCGTGCGCGACACCGACCACCTCAAGACCATCCTGGGCATCCCGTTCAGCGACGAGCAGCTGGGTGCGATCACGGCCGACCCCGCCCTGCCACAGGCGATCATCGCCGGTGCCGGCGCGGGCAAGACGGCGGTCATGGCGGCTCGGGTGGTCTGGCTCGTCGGCCATCTCGGGTACGCGCCCGACCGTCTGCTGGGCCTGACGTTCACCTCCAAGGCGGCTGCCGAGTTGGCCGGCCGCGTCCGCGACTCGTTGGACAAGGTGGGCGACTTCTCCGAGTTCGGCGAGCCGACCGTGTCGACGTACCACGCGTTCGCCGGCACGCTGATCGCCGAGCACGGCCTGCGGATGGGCATCGAGCCCGATCTGCGGGTGCTCGCCGACGCCACGCGATTCCAGATCGCCGCCCGGGTCGCCCGCGGTCACGACGGGCCGCTGCGGCACGTTTCGGCGTGGTTGCCCACGGTGATCGGCGACCTGCTCGACCTCGACGGACAGTTGTCCGAGCACCTCGTCACCACCGAGGAGCTGCGCCGGTTCGACCAGGCCACGGTCGAGCGGGCGCAGGCGGTCGAGAAGCCGCTCAAGTGGCACGACGAGATCGTCGCCGCATGCCTCAAGCGCGACGAGCTGGCCGACCTGGTCGACGAGTACCGCGCCGCCAAGGCCGACGCGGGCGTCATGGACTTCTCCGACCAGATGGCCTGGGGCGCCCAGCTGGCCACGCTGCCCGAGGTCCAGCAGGTGCTGCGCGAGCGGTACGACGTCGTGCTCCTCGACGAGTACCAGGACACCTCGGTCGCCCAGCGCGACCTGCTGCAGTCATTGTTCGCGGGGCGGCCGATCAGCGCCGTGGGTGATCCCGCCCAGGGGATCTACGGCTGGCGCGGTGCCGCCTCGGGCAACCTCACCGCCTTCCTCGACGACTTCCCCGGCGCCGACGGCGAGAAGGGGCGACTGTTCAGCCTCGACGTCACGCGCCGCTGTGCGCCCGAGATCATCGATCTGGCCGGCTACGTGGCGCGCGAGTACTACGGCTCTCCGGGCATCTCCGACATCGTCACGCCGCTGCGGGCCGCCCCCGAGAACCCGCAGGGCGAGGTGTCGGTCGCCCTGCACACCGGCGTCGCCGAGGAGATCGAGGCGCTCGTCGGGCTGGTCGTCGACGCGGTCGAGCGGGGCGTGCCGCGGCGCGAGATCGCCGTCCTGGTCCGCACGACCAACGAGAACCCCGAGATCGTGCGCGCGCTGCGGTCGCGCGGACTGCCGGTCGAGATCGTGGGTCTCACCGGTCTGCTCCAGCAGCCCGAGGTCGTCGACGTGCTGTCGGTCCTGGCGATCCTGGACGACGTCACCGCCAACCCGGCGCTGCTGCGTCTGCTGACCGGGGTGCGTTGGCGCATCGGCGAGCGCGACCTCGCCCTGCTGGGCCAGCGGGCCGCCGAACTGGGCCGGATGTGGCGCGACGGCGACCAGGTCGACTCCAGCGACCCCGACGCCGTGCTGCAAGCCGCCCTCGACGAGGCCACCACCGGCGTCGACCCCACCGAGATCGTCTCGCTCGCCGAGGCCGTCGAGGACCCGGGCGACCGGCCGTACTCCGAGGCGGCACGGCGCCGGTTCGCCGACCTCGCCTCGATGCTGCGGCGGTTGCGCCGTCACGCCCATGAGCCGCTGCTCGACCTCGCCCGCCGGGTCGTGACCGAGCTCGATCTCGACGTCGAGCTGCCGGTCGCGGGGGTGCCCACCGACAACCTCGCGCTGCTGATGGACGCCATCGGCGACTACGCCCAGCACGACCGGTACGCCTCGCTGCCGGGCCTGCTGGCCCACCTCGACGCCGAGCGCGAGTACAACGAGGGGATGGAGCTCAGCGCTCCGTCCGACGCGGACTCGATCAAGCTGCTGACGATCCACCGTGCGAAGGGCCTGGAGTTCGAGGAGGTCTTCGTGCCGTTCGTCTCCGGCACCGTCTTCCCGTCCGGTCGCGGGCGCTCGCGATGGCCCACCGTCGCCAAGGCGCTGCCGGCCCCGTTGCGCGGCGACGTCGACTTCGTGCCGCAGATCGCCGAGTTCACGAGCCCTGCCAAGAAGGCCTTCGAGGAGGACACCCGGCGCGATGCGCTGATGGAGGAGATCCGGCTGGCCTACGTGGCGTTCACTCGGGCCAAGCGCCGCCTGCACGTCAGCGGGCACCGCTGGGGCCGCACCCAGCTGCGCCCGCGCCCCGAGTCGGCCTTCCTCGTCGATGTCCGTGACTGGCTGGCCCAGGGTGGCGTCGCGCCGATCACGTGGGCCGAGCCCCCTGCCGACGACGACCAGAACCCGCACCTGGTCGACCAGACCGTGCCGTGGCCCGTCGCCCTGACCTCCTTCGACCGGCGCCGGGCACTCGCCGACGCCGTCCGTCAGCACCTCTCCGGCGAGGAGGCGCTGCCGGTCGAGGCCGACCCGCGCCTGACCGAGCTGCGCACCGACCTCGACCTGCTGCTCGAGGAGGCCCGGGCCCGGGCCGAGCACCGGGTCGTGGTCGACCTGCCCGCCTCGCTCTCGGCCACCGACGTGTTGGCGCTGGCGCAGGACGAGGAGGCATTCGTGGCCTCGCTGGCGCGGCCGATGCCGCGGCGACCCTCGGCGGCCGCCCGCTTCGGCACGCGGTTCCATGCCTGGATCGAGGCCCGGTACGGCCAACAGACGCTGCTGGACCCCGACGAGCTGCCCGGTCGCGGCGACGCCGAGGTGGCCGACGAGTCCGACCTCGACGCCTTGAAGGAGGCGTTCGAGTCCGGGCCGTTCGCCGGGCGTGAGCCGGTCGCGGTCGAGACTCCCTTCACGCTTCGCCTCGGCGGTCAGCAGATCATCGGCCGGATCGACGCGGTGTTCGCGGTCCGCCTCGAGGACGGCAGTGAGGGCTTCGAGGTCGTCGACTGGAAGACCAATCGGGTCGCCGACGCCGACGACCTGCAGCTCGCGCTCTACCGCCTCGCGTGGGCGGAATTGCAGGGCATCGAGCCCGAACGTGTGGTCGGCACCTTCCACTACGTCCGGCTGGGGGAGTCGCACACGTTCGCCGACCTGCCCGACCGAGAGGCCCTCGAGACCCGTCTCGGGTTACGGTGA
- the moeZ gene encoding adenylyltransferase/sulfurtransferase MoeZ yields the protein MSKQPKEKPVVAPLVEPADELTVDEVRRYSRHLIIPDVGMTGQKRLKNAKVLVIGAGGLGSPALLYLAAAGVGTLGIIDDDVVDESNLQRQVIHGQSDIDKPKVISAAESVAETNPYVNVITHNVRLDNDNVLEIFSQYDLILDGTDNFATRYLVNDAAVILNKPYVWGSIYRFEGQVSVFWAQEGPQYRDLYPEPPPPGMVPSCAEGGVLGVLCASIGSIMVTEAIKLITGIGDPLIGRLMVYDALEMRYTTLKVRRDPNGVLPTELMGDYEAFCGAISDEAADAAADATISVSTLETWLKEREEGQRDFVLVDVREPNEYEINQIPGSVLIPKGEVLAGKAFDRLPQDKQVVLHCKSGVRSAEALAVLKGAGYSDAVHVGGGVVAWVNQIDPSQPSY from the coding sequence GTGAGCAAGCAACCGAAGGAGAAGCCCGTGGTCGCGCCCCTGGTCGAGCCCGCCGATGAACTGACTGTCGACGAGGTCCGTCGCTACAGCCGCCACCTGATCATCCCCGACGTGGGCATGACGGGTCAGAAGCGTCTGAAGAACGCGAAGGTCCTGGTCATCGGTGCCGGTGGCCTGGGCAGCCCTGCGCTGCTCTACCTGGCCGCGGCCGGTGTCGGCACGCTGGGCATCATCGACGACGACGTCGTCGACGAGTCGAACCTGCAGCGCCAGGTCATCCACGGCCAGTCCGACATCGACAAGCCGAAGGTCATCAGCGCCGCGGAGTCGGTCGCCGAGACCAACCCGTACGTCAACGTCATCACGCACAACGTGCGCCTCGACAACGACAACGTGCTGGAGATCTTCAGCCAGTACGACCTGATCCTCGACGGCACCGACAACTTCGCGACGCGCTACCTCGTCAACGACGCGGCCGTCATCTTGAACAAGCCGTACGTGTGGGGCTCGATCTACCGCTTCGAGGGCCAGGTGTCGGTCTTCTGGGCGCAGGAGGGCCCGCAGTACCGCGACCTCTACCCCGAGCCGCCGCCGCCGGGCATGGTCCCGTCGTGCGCCGAGGGCGGTGTGCTGGGCGTCCTGTGCGCGTCGATCGGCTCGATCATGGTCACCGAGGCGATCAAGCTGATCACCGGCATCGGCGACCCGCTCATCGGCCGTCTCATGGTCTACGACGCGCTCGAGATGCGGTACACGACGCTCAAGGTCCGTCGTGACCCCAACGGCGTGCTGCCCACCGAGCTGATGGGCGACTACGAGGCGTTCTGCGGCGCGATCAGCGACGAGGCTGCGGACGCGGCCGCCGACGCCACGATCTCGGTGTCGACGCTCGAGACCTGGCTCAAGGAGCGCGAGGAGGGCCAGCGCGACTTCGTGCTGGTCGACGTGCGCGAGCCGAACGAGTACGAGATCAACCAGATCCCCGGCTCGGTCCTGATCCCCAAGGGTGAGGTCCTGGCCGGCAAGGCGTTCGACCGGCTGCCGCAGGACAAGCAGGTCGTCCTGCACTGCAAGTCGGGCGTGCGGTCGGCCGAGGCGCTGGCGGTGCTCAAGGGCGCCGGCTACTCCGACGCGGTGCACGTCGGTGGCGGCGTCGTGGCGTGGGTCAACCAGATCGACCCCAGCCAGCCCAGCTACTGA